A stretch of DNA from Corallococcus silvisoli:
CGGTACTTCAGGAGCAGCCGCAGCAACAGCAGGGGGGCGCCTGCGAACACGACGAGGAGGATGATCAGGGTCGTGAAGGGCATGGCACCGTCAGGACTCGGGGGGAGCGGGTGAACTCGCGCCGACGCAGCAGGGACGGCAGGGGGAAGACCCTTTCAGGGATCATGGGGCGACGTCCTCCCGTGCCGCCTCCTGCCGCTGCTGCTTCTGCTGGGCAGGAAGCCGCGGAGGCGCATCCAGTTGGCGCCAGCTTTGGGGGACGGTGGGGTGCCGAGGGCCCCGTGCCTGGACCCTCATGGGGTCGGGCATCATCATCAGGTACACGGTCACGACCATGAGGAACACCATGACGGTCACCATGGGCACGAGCGTGAGCAGCCCGACTTCCGTCTCCTCGCACTGATTCTGTCGGGGGTCCTCCGGGAGGTAGAGGACTTCGAGCACGTCCCCCACGGATGGGTGCGACCGCAGCACGCGCTTCTTCTGGGAGAACTCGTCTTGGAACCGCGAGCCGTCCTGCAGTTGGAAGACGTACTCCACCACCACGGTGTTCAGCACGTAGCTCCGGCGCAGGTTGACCACCTCGCCCAGGGCGCGCAGTCCCTGCGCTCGCAGCTTCCGGGTGAGCCGGTGCTGGCGCAGCAGCCGCACCGCGGTGAACAGGCATGTCCCCAGGAGGATCGCCCCGATCAGGAGCCTGAAGAGAGAGAGCATGGTTCCTTCAGGATGGGGGTGCGAGGGATGTGGAGGCAACCTGGGTCGGGTCTGTCTCGGCCCTCGCCAGCAGGGCCACCGCGCCAATGAGGACGAGGCCCACGAGCACGAAGCTGAAGTAGAGGGCGAGCCCCAGTGACATCACCCCGTGGCCCTCGGGGAAGCCGCGGCGCGGGTCGTTCGCGTCATAGAGCACCTGGATGCGGTCCCCGGGGCGCAGGCGCTTCCACAGGTCCTGGGAGATGTGGCGCTGGTGCTCGCGCCGCGTGCCGTCCGGTGGGGTGAAGGCGTAGTGGAGCACGTAGTCCGTGTCGTCCGCGGCGGCGAGCCGCTCCTTCTTGAGCACCGTGCCTTCCGCGTGGACCCCCTCGCGCACGATGCGCGTGTCCCGTTGGTACGACCCCCAGGTCAGCACCAGCATGGACACGCCCAGCACCACGAACGATGCGCCCAGCGCCCGCGCCGCGATGACGGCCACCCGTGCCTCCTTCCTCGCTGCCTGCCGCCCCTCTAAGCAGGCGACAGGCGACGCGAAACGGCAATCCTCCTCCGTGCCCCGCCGTACACCCGGGCGCGGGGCCTGCCCTGGTTTCGCGTCCGCCGACACGCGATGCTCCCGCGCGTCCTGCCGGAGGTGCACACCGTGTCCCTGTTCGATGCCGTCACCGCGGGAGACCGCGCCGCCCTCAGCGCCCAGCTCGACGCGGGCGCCGACCCCAACCCCTTCGACGCCGAAGGGCGCACGCCCCTGATGGTGGCCGCGCGCGTGGGCCGCGACGACCTGGTGCGGGCGCTCCTCGCGGCGGGCGCGGACCCGTCCCTGCCCGACAACCTGGGGGAGACGCCCTTCGTCACCGCCGCCGCCTACGGCCACCTCGCCGTGTGCGCGCTCCTGTCGTCCAAGGCCACCGACGACGAGAAGGACCTGGCGCGCACGCTCCTGAAGAACCAGGGCCTCTCCGAGCTGCCCTCGCGCCCCTCGGAGGTCGCCCCGGACGCCTTCCGCCGCAAGCTCGCCTCCGCGGGCGCCTACGTCGCCGGCAAGCTGGGGGATGACGGCGCCACGAAGCGCCTGGAGCGCGTGCTGCGCTCGGAGGGCAACGCCCCCAAGGGCCGCAAGTAGTCCCGGCACGCCGTGGAAGGACGAAGGGCCCGGCCGCTCCCGCATCGGGGAGCCACCGGGCCCTCGTCACTTCATCCGTGGGGGCGCGCTACTCCGGCTTGGCGCTGATGACCGGGCTGGGCGCCACGGTGCCGCCCTTGCTGCTCGTCTCGAGCGCGTCCGCGACCAGCTCCGTGATGTCCTTGACCTGGATCTGCTCGCGGCCGGTGTCGTTCTTCGCGTCGTTGAGCATCGTGGAGCAGAACGGGCAGGCCACCGCGACGATGCCCTTGCCACCCTGCTCCTTGTAGTCGCCCACCATGCCGGGCTTCTTCTTGTCCGCGGCGTCGGGGAAGGGCGTGGACGGGTCCTCCGCGTGCTTGAGCGTGAGGGCCACCTCGTTCATGCGGTTGTGGTTGATGCGCGTGCCGATGTGCTCCTCCATCCACATCCGGCCGCCACCCGCGCCGCAGCAGAAGCCCTCGCGCTGGCTGCGCTGCATCTCCACCACCTCCAGGCCCGGGATGCTCTTGAGCACTTCACGGGGCGCGTCGTACACGCCGTTGTGCCGGCCCAGGTAGCAGGGGTCGTGGTAGGTCAGCTTCGTTCCGGCGTTCATCACAGAGGACAGCTTGATGCGCTTGTCCTTGAGCAGCTCGTTGATGAGCTGCGTGTGGTTGATGACGCGGTACTCGCCGCCGAACTCCGGGTACTCGTTCTTGATGGTGTTGAAGCAGTGCGGGCACTGGGTGATGACCGCCTTCACGCCCATCGCGTTCCAGGACTCGACGTTCGTCTTGGCCAGCGTCTGGTACAGGTACTCGTTGCCCATGCGGCGCGCGGAGTCGCCGTTGCACATCTCCTGCTTGGACAGCGTCGCGAAGGACACGCCCGCCTCGCGCATGATCTTCACCAGCGCGCGGCTCACCTTCTTCTGCTTGTCGTCGTAGCTGCCCGCGCAGCCCACGAAGAAGAGGTACTCGTATTCGCCGCCGTCACCCCAGGTGGGCAGCGCCAGGTCCTCCGCCCACTCGTCGCGCCGGTCCTGGCCCAGGCCCCAGGGGTTGCCCTGGCGCTCCATGCCCTCGAACACGCGCTGGATCTCCGGCGGGAACTCCGCCTTCACCTGCACCTGGTAGCGGCGCATGTCGATGAGGCGCGGGACGTTCTCGATGAACACCGGGCAGGCCTGCTCGCACCAGCCGCAGCTGGTGCACGCCCACACCGTCTCCGCCTTCAGCGCGCTGCCGACGATCTCCGGCAGGGGCTCCTTCACGCCGTGGGGGCCGTAGCCCTCCTCCACCCAGCGCTCGTTGTCCCAGAGCCAGTGCTTCAGGTCCTGGTTCACGGCCTTGTGCGTGAGCGGCTTGCCCGTGATGTACGTGGGACAGTGCGTCTGGCACCGGCCGCACTCCGTACAGGAGTACAGGTCCAGGCCGTTCTTCCAGGTGAGGTCCTTCACCGTGGCGGCGCCGAACTCCTCCTTCTCCAGGTTCGGCGTGGACAGCTTGCCGGTGGAGTGCGTGCGCTGGAAGAAGACGTTGGGCAGGCCCGTGATGATGTGGAAGTGCTTGCCCAGCGGCAGGAAGTTCAGGAACGCCAGGATGATGGTCAGGTGGGTGAAGAATCCCGCCACGCCCACCACGTGCGCCGCCGTGGGGCCCAGCGGCATCATCAGCAGGCCGGTCAGGCTGGTGATGGGCTCCCACCACAGCAGCGAGGCCGGCGCCGTCGGCACGTGCGAGGCGCCCATGGACACCTGCTGCGCGGCGGCATGCGCGGCCACGATGTGGCTGCCGCCGAAGAGGAACTCGGTGATCATCAGGCCCGCGATGAAGCCCAGGATGAGGTACGCCTCCCACGACTGGGACATGCGGTCCGGCTTCACCTTCCAGCGCGTCCACACGAAGTACGCCACGCCCAGCAGCGCCAGCGCCGCCACCGCGTCCTTCACCAGCAGGTAGACCTTGTAGAGCGCGAGCAGCGGCGGCGCGGCGTCCCACGCCGGGTGGCTCATGTCGGTGAGCACGTCCAGCGCGTTGGACGAGAAGCCCATCACGAACAGCATGATGGTGCGCACCGCCAGCACCATGAACGCCGCGTAGATGAAGATGTGGAACAGGCCCGGCGTGAACTCCTCCGGATCCACCATGCGCTTCTGCCCCAACCCGAAGCGCACCAGCTGCGCCACGCGGTAGGGGATGTGGTCCAGCCGGTTCTCCTTCTTCATCGCGAGCAGCACGCCCACGCGGCCGGACATCGTGATGACGAAGATGGAGACAGCGCCTGCGAGCAGCAGGCCAGTGATGATGGGGTTCATGGAACCTCGGAAACCTCTGGGGCCGCACGGCGAAGAACGCCGGGTTGCCGCGTTGCGGCAATTCTGGAGTGGCTGTCAACCCTAGCAGGGGTGATTCGCGAATCAAGCACCGAGCGGAAACCCGTGCCTGGTGACAGGCCACCCCGCGATTCCGCACCGGTTTCCAGGCCGGTGTCCAACGGGGCCGCGCACCCCTGTCCAATGCTGGAAACCCGGCCGGGAGCACGGCCGGAACCCCCGCCGGGCCTGTTGGATGGCAGGCGGGCGGACGTGCCCTGAATAACGTCCGCGAAACTTTGGGGGCCCGAGGGCTTTACAAAACCGAGGCGGCGCCCCAAAATGTTCGTAAATCGGTCAAGAAGTGCTTGTAAAGGGCCCGCATGGGGCAGGCCCGGGTGACCGACGCAGGGCGTCCAAGGGGACGCGAGCCGTCAAGGCCGTACACCCCGTGAACGGAGCGCCCAGGGAGCCGGACATGAGCCACGACGAGAGCACGTATCTGGACGAGGGGCGGGACTACCTGGACCTGGGCGACGAAGGTGAGAGTGGACGGGCGGTGCTGCCCCTGCAGCCCACCGAGGACCGGCGCTGGGGGCACCTGGACGAAGAGGCCTGGGGCGGCTGGAGCGTGGTGGAGTGAGCCGGGGCCCCCGCGTCCGGTGGACTGCGCGGGGGCATTCGTTGAGAGGTCCGGGGGGCGGCTTGCACTCCCGGAAGTTGATGCAGTGCGCTGACGCAGCGGCGCTCCCCGCCTCCGGGCCGGGTCGAGCCCCTGGCGCGTGACCCCGGGATGACCGGTCCCCAAGTCCGCATGAAGTAAATCCGTAAAGCGTTGAACGGTTCTGTTGAGCGCTGGGCTCGCGGGGGTGACCCAGGGCCTCTCCAGGCGCTCCGGGCGGGTTGCGCGGGGGTGATCGCTGGCCACGCCGGGGCGCGGAACCGTGGGGACGTGGTCGGGCAGGACACGTTGCTTTCACGACCGGAAACCCGACATCCTGCCGAAGCAAGCGGCAGGACCTCCGGGACGGACGTGGGCCTTGGGCCCGGGAGTTCGGGGCCTGGGAGCGTCTTCGCGACGGATTCGCGGCAGGATGGGCCCCACCCACCATGCGGGAGTGCGGATGAAGCAGACGGCCTGGGCGGTGGAGCGCGACGCGGAGAGCGGCCGCGAAGTGCTGCTGCTCGTGACCCTGGAGGCCGAAGCGGAGACGCCTCGGGCCCCGGTGGCGGTGAACCTGGTCATCGATCGCAGCGCGTCCATGCGGGGCGCGCCCCTGGCGGCGGCGGTGGAGGCGGCGCGCGCGCTGGTGGAGCGCGCGGGCCCGCGCGACTACGTGGGGCTGCTCACCTTCGACGCGGACGCCGAGCAGGTGCTGCCCGTGCGCGCCATGGACGCGAGCGCCAAGGCGTCCTTCCTGAAGACGCTGTCGCGCCTGGAGTCGGGTGAGGGCACCGCGCTGCACGAGGCCGTGGAGCGCGGCGCGGAGGCCGTGCGGCGCGTGCTGGTGCCGGGGGCCCGGCCGCAGCTGCTGATGCTCACGGACGGCGAGCCCTCCGTGGGGCCCACCGCCCTGGGCGAGTTCAAGGTGCTGGGCCAGCGGGTGTCGGACTCCGGCGTGGCGCTGCACGCGCTGGGGTTGGGGCGGCACTACCTGCCCGAGATCCTGGAGGCGCTCACGGGCCCGTCCGGCACGGGCTTCACGCACGTGGACGACGCGGAGGGGCTGCCGCTGGCGGTGGGCGCGCTGGGCGCGGAGCTGTTCGGCGAGGTGGTGTCCGACGCGCGCGTGTACGTGCTGCCCACGGGGTTCGCGGACCTGCGTTGCCGCCACCGCTACCCGTCGCGCGTGGAAGGGGACGCGATGAGCGCCGCGCTGGGGGCGGTGTCGCACGCGTTCCCGCGCCGGGTCCTCTTCGCGGGCGTGCTGGAGAAGGGGGACTGGAACCTCACCGTCACCGCCTCGTACACGGAGAACAACGACACCCGCCGGCTGTCCGTGCCTGTGACACGCCTGTTGCCGGACAGTGACGAGGGCCGCTTCGTGCGCGCCGTGTCCGCGGAGCTGGAGCTGGTCTCCTTCGAGGCCGCCGCGTGGAAGGCGCTCGCCCGCAGACAGCAGGACGCGGCGGAGCGGGCGCTCGAGGGCGCGGACAAGGGGCTCTACAAGCTCGCTCGCCTGGGCTCGTCGGACGTCCCCGCGCAGCGGCACGTGGACCGGCTGGCGGACCTGAGACGGGCGGTGGAGCGACGGGCGGCCCAGCCGTCCGCGCTGGGCGTGCGCCGGGCCCAGTCCGAGGTGTCGCGCATCACCATGAGCCGCATCGGGCCGGCGTTCCCGGTCGCCGCCCAGGGGGTCCCTCCGCCTCCGGCGGCGCGCGCGGCCCTGCCCGCGGTGGCGAGTGGCGGTGCCCCTCCGGCGGCGACGCTGGACAGCGGGGCGCTGCTGCCCTGGAAGACGGGTGGCGGAGAGTCGTAACCCGGCGGGCCTCCGGTGCGTACGAGGGTGCGTGGGGTCCTCACAGGCCCCCGGCGCCGGGCGTGCGGGTGTGCGGAATGCCTGTCCGCCTGGAAGGTTGAGTGCACCCCGCGGGGACGCATCCCAGGTAGCACGGCGTTTCCAGGTGAATTAACGGGAGTCGCATGACGCATCCGTGGAGCAAGAGGTCTGGAAGCCGGCTCGGTGGGCTGGGAGTGGCGGGCGTGT
This window harbors:
- a CDS encoding vWA domain-containing protein; this translates as MKQTAWAVERDAESGREVLLLVTLEAEAETPRAPVAVNLVIDRSASMRGAPLAAAVEAARALVERAGPRDYVGLLTFDADAEQVLPVRAMDASAKASFLKTLSRLESGEGTALHEAVERGAEAVRRVLVPGARPQLLMLTDGEPSVGPTALGEFKVLGQRVSDSGVALHALGLGRHYLPEILEALTGPSGTGFTHVDDAEGLPLAVGALGAELFGEVVSDARVYVLPTGFADLRCRHRYPSRVEGDAMSAALGAVSHAFPRRVLFAGVLEKGDWNLTVTASYTENNDTRRLSVPVTRLLPDSDEGRFVRAVSAELELVSFEAAAWKALARRQQDAAERALEGADKGLYKLARLGSSDVPAQRHVDRLADLRRAVERRAAQPSALGVRRAQSEVSRITMSRIGPAFPVAAQGVPPPPAARAALPAVASGGAPPAATLDSGALLPWKTGGGES
- a CDS encoding ankyrin repeat domain-containing protein encodes the protein MSLFDAVTAGDRAALSAQLDAGADPNPFDAEGRTPLMVAARVGRDDLVRALLAAGADPSLPDNLGETPFVTAAAYGHLAVCALLSSKATDDEKDLARTLLKNQGLSELPSRPSEVAPDAFRRKLASAGAYVAGKLGDDGATKRLERVLRSEGNAPKGRK
- a CDS encoding DUF3592 domain-containing protein is translated as MAVIAARALGASFVVLGVSMLVLTWGSYQRDTRIVREGVHAEGTVLKKERLAAADDTDYVLHYAFTPPDGTRREHQRHISQDLWKRLRPGDRIQVLYDANDPRRGFPEGHGVMSLGLALYFSFVLVGLVLIGAVALLARAETDPTQVASTSLAPPS
- a CDS encoding (Fe-S)-binding protein, translated to MNPIITGLLLAGAVSIFVITMSGRVGVLLAMKKENRLDHIPYRVAQLVRFGLGQKRMVDPEEFTPGLFHIFIYAAFMVLAVRTIMLFVMGFSSNALDVLTDMSHPAWDAAPPLLALYKVYLLVKDAVAALALLGVAYFVWTRWKVKPDRMSQSWEAYLILGFIAGLMITEFLFGGSHIVAAHAAAQQVSMGASHVPTAPASLLWWEPITSLTGLLMMPLGPTAAHVVGVAGFFTHLTIILAFLNFLPLGKHFHIITGLPNVFFQRTHSTGKLSTPNLEKEEFGAATVKDLTWKNGLDLYSCTECGRCQTHCPTYITGKPLTHKAVNQDLKHWLWDNERWVEEGYGPHGVKEPLPEIVGSALKAETVWACTSCGWCEQACPVFIENVPRLIDMRRYQVQVKAEFPPEIQRVFEGMERQGNPWGLGQDRRDEWAEDLALPTWGDGGEYEYLFFVGCAGSYDDKQKKVSRALVKIMREAGVSFATLSKQEMCNGDSARRMGNEYLYQTLAKTNVESWNAMGVKAVITQCPHCFNTIKNEYPEFGGEYRVINHTQLINELLKDKRIKLSSVMNAGTKLTYHDPCYLGRHNGVYDAPREVLKSIPGLEVVEMQRSQREGFCCGAGGGRMWMEEHIGTRINHNRMNEVALTLKHAEDPSTPFPDAADKKKPGMVGDYKEQGGKGIVAVACPFCSTMLNDAKNDTGREQIQVKDITELVADALETSSKGGTVAPSPVISAKPE
- a CDS encoding DUF3592 domain-containing protein, with translation MLSLFRLLIGAILLGTCLFTAVRLLRQHRLTRKLRAQGLRALGEVVNLRRSYVLNTVVVEYVFQLQDGSRFQDEFSQKKRVLRSHPSVGDVLEVLYLPEDPRQNQCEETEVGLLTLVPMVTVMVFLMVVTVYLMMMPDPMRVQARGPRHPTVPQSWRQLDAPPRLPAQQKQQRQEAAREDVAP